The following coding sequences are from one Acidobacteriota bacterium window:
- a CDS encoding c-type cytochrome — protein MLEKRIKRLVVAAAFVLTVSWGAVNWVAPVNGQQPQGQAAPAPGADEPKMEERYKNIQALKGLPASQMRGLMNYISASLGMTCNECHVKNGDQWAFEKDDNNHKVIARRMILMTMDINKNSFNGRTQVTCFTCHQGHDHPSHVPPLAAAKAPEAPAAAAAPKPDEILAKYTQAVGGKDAAEKVKTRVIKGVSVAANGQSFPLEINYGGADKYTLSVALPQAPTTQKFNGSAGWLKNAREDRAMDSADMIRAKSLAWSLEPLQLKEPYMRMGFAGSEKVGDKDCWVLQGRLQDGRRVRFSFDKASGLLLRRVVQVVTAIGIDPEQTDYDDYRDVDGVKVPFSITTTYLDRNYNSTRKFTEVKHNAKVDDTLFTIPAK, from the coding sequence ATGTTGGAAAAGAGAATCAAACGTCTGGTTGTCGCTGCCGCCTTCGTACTGACGGTTTCGTGGGGGGCGGTGAACTGGGTTGCCCCCGTCAACGGTCAGCAACCGCAAGGGCAGGCCGCTCCGGCGCCAGGCGCTGACGAGCCTAAGATGGAAGAACGCTACAAAAACATTCAAGCGCTGAAAGGCCTTCCGGCTTCGCAAATGCGCGGATTGATGAATTACATCAGTGCTTCGCTAGGCATGACTTGTAATGAATGCCATGTCAAAAACGGCGACCAATGGGCGTTTGAAAAAGACGACAACAATCACAAAGTCATCGCTCGCCGAATGATTCTGATGACGATGGACATCAACAAAAACAGCTTCAACGGACGCACGCAGGTAACCTGTTTCACCTGCCATCAAGGCCACGATCACCCATCGCACGTTCCGCCGCTTGCCGCCGCCAAAGCGCCTGAAGCTCCGGCCGCCGCAGCAGCGCCAAAGCCGGACGAGATTCTGGCCAAATACACACAAGCCGTTGGCGGCAAAGACGCTGCCGAAAAAGTGAAAACGCGTGTCATCAAAGGCGTCAGTGTTGCGGCCAATGGCCAAAGCTTTCCGCTGGAAATCAATTACGGAGGCGCAGACAAATACACACTGAGCGTGGCCTTGCCACAGGCTCCGACGACGCAAAAGTTCAACGGCTCTGCCGGTTGGCTAAAAAACGCTCGCGAAGACCGGGCGATGGATAGCGCGGATATGATTCGCGCGAAATCGCTCGCCTGGAGCCTGGAACCGCTGCAATTGAAGGAACCCTATATGCGAATGGGATTCGCCGGTAGTGAGAAAGTCGGCGACAAAGATTGCTGGGTGTTGCAGGGGCGGTTGCAGGATGGACGCCGCGTGCGATTCAGCTTCGACAAAGCCTCAGGACTGTTGCTGCGCCGCGTTGTTCAGGTTGTGACCGCAATCGGAATTGACCCAGAACAAACCGATTACGACGATTACCGCGATGTGGACGGCGTCAAGGTTCCGTTCTCGATTACCACGACCTATTTGGATCGAAACTACAATTCAACGCGAAAGTTTACTGAGGTGAAACACAACGCCAAAGTAGACGACACGTTGTTTACCATTCCCGCCAAGTAA
- a CDS encoding right-handed parallel beta-helix repeat-containing protein, whose amino-acid sequence MNNLSYPPAAPSAPKGRKLRRGLMLLVAFLGGLAAAVLAIGMIEFPEDRPPAGYSNGNPGSGGLRRSFPAMNQRADNPTTKEKSELGRLLFFDPILSGDNTLSCATCHHPDLGFSDGRFTSMGVGGQGTGLDRKSGKVLRRNAPTIWNAAYNFKLFWDGRAKDLEDQARSPITAADEMNQKPEELVEELKKIPEYVTSFDKAFAGSSGSAVTFENVTNAVAAFERTLISNNSPFDRYAAGDMTALTAEQRRGLTLFRSLKTRCFECHGFPTFANPDFKVIGVPPMLGQYAQPDDLGRAEIEGGEPYNHAFKVPTLRNIALTAPYMHNGRFLTLEDVVNFYASGGGHGNGMDLKNIDDKVRRFPITSEERNDLIAFLHALTDESNLPEFPEKVPSGLPVVPRLKQGIKPSALAARNPASFTAVPAPARRDPTTWRIQPGESIQSALDRSVAGDTIEIQPGAYNETLLIDMDNITIRGIVENGQRAILDGQNKLTDAVITSGHRFTIEGLMVKDYLNNGITVHGATDVTFRDLVVENTGLYGVYPVECKGVLVENCKLTKIKDAAIYVGQSRDIIVRNNECYENVAGIEIENSVNALVENNYLHDNTGGILVFLLPNNPSKVGSDHKIRNNRIINNNHANFGDPNAIVGKLIPGTGMLIMAADRTEVTANEIRANDSFGLAVVGLAVAFPKGRTFDVGSIPESNRIFGNTFADNGRNPAGLIKDIGAKNCDIFWDGSGWNNSFEQSGVKSFPAILPSDNWPNPLRRAFTRGFTLIRDKWL is encoded by the coding sequence ATGAACAACCTCTCGTATCCACCTGCCGCTCCTTCCGCGCCGAAAGGCCGAAAACTTCGCCGGGGTTTAATGCTTTTGGTTGCATTTCTTGGTGGGCTGGCGGCCGCAGTGCTGGCCATCGGAATGATCGAATTTCCGGAAGATCGCCCGCCCGCAGGCTATTCCAACGGCAATCCCGGCAGCGGAGGATTGCGCCGATCCTTTCCTGCGATGAATCAACGCGCCGACAATCCCACGACAAAGGAAAAGTCCGAACTTGGCCGATTGCTGTTTTTTGATCCGATTTTGTCCGGCGACAACACGCTATCGTGCGCGACCTGCCATCATCCCGATCTGGGATTCAGCGATGGGCGATTTACCTCGATGGGTGTCGGCGGGCAAGGAACAGGGTTGGATCGCAAGAGCGGCAAAGTGCTTCGCCGTAACGCGCCCACGATTTGGAATGCAGCCTACAATTTCAAATTGTTTTGGGACGGTCGCGCCAAAGACCTGGAAGACCAGGCGCGTTCACCGATTACTGCTGCCGACGAAATGAACCAGAAGCCCGAAGAACTGGTCGAAGAACTCAAAAAAATCCCCGAATACGTGACGAGTTTCGACAAGGCGTTTGCAGGTTCGAGCGGCTCGGCGGTGACCTTTGAAAACGTGACCAATGCCGTAGCCGCCTTCGAGCGAACGCTGATCAGCAATAATTCGCCGTTTGACCGATACGCCGCTGGCGACATGACGGCATTAACCGCCGAACAGCGCAGGGGATTGACGCTGTTTCGTTCGCTAAAAACGCGCTGTTTTGAGTGTCACGGGTTTCCGACCTTTGCCAATCCAGATTTCAAAGTCATCGGTGTGCCGCCAATGTTGGGGCAATATGCTCAGCCAGACGATTTAGGGCGCGCCGAAATCGAGGGCGGCGAGCCGTACAACCACGCCTTCAAAGTCCCGACGCTGCGCAACATCGCTTTGACTGCGCCGTACATGCACAACGGACGCTTTTTGACGCTGGAAGATGTCGTCAACTTTTACGCTTCGGGCGGCGGACACGGAAACGGCATGGACTTGAAAAACATTGACGACAAAGTGCGGCGTTTTCCTATTACCTCCGAGGAACGGAATGATTTGATTGCGTTCCTGCACGCGCTGACGGACGAGTCGAACTTGCCGGAGTTTCCTGAAAAAGTTCCCTCCGGATTGCCGGTCGTTCCGCGTTTGAAGCAGGGCATCAAACCGTCGGCACTGGCGGCCAGAAATCCGGCTTCGTTCACGGCTGTGCCCGCGCCCGCTCGGCGCGATCCCACGACCTGGCGCATCCAACCCGGCGAATCCATTCAATCCGCGCTTGACCGCAGCGTCGCCGGGGACACGATTGAAATTCAGCCCGGCGCGTACAACGAAACGCTTTTGATTGACATGGATAACATCACCATTCGCGGCATCGTCGAAAACGGCCAGCGAGCCATTCTGGATGGTCAAAACAAACTGACTGATGCCGTCATTACTTCCGGCCACCGGTTCACCATCGAAGGATTGATGGTCAAGGATTACCTCAACAACGGCATTACCGTTCACGGAGCGACCGATGTCACGTTCCGAGATTTGGTCGTCGAAAACACAGGGCTGTATGGAGTGTATCCGGTGGAATGCAAAGGTGTGCTGGTTGAAAACTGCAAGCTGACCAAAATCAAAGACGCGGCGATTTATGTTGGCCAATCGCGCGACATCATTGTTCGCAACAACGAATGTTATGAAAACGTCGCGGGCATCGAAATCGAAAACAGTGTTAACGCGTTGGTTGAAAACAATTACCTGCACGACAACACAGGGGGAATTTTGGTGTTCCTGTTGCCGAACAATCCGTCGAAAGTCGGCAGCGATCACAAGATCCGCAACAATCGGATCATCAACAACAACCACGCGAACTTTGGCGACCCGAACGCGATTGTCGGCAAACTGATCCCCGGAACCGGAATGCTGATTATGGCTGCCGACCGTACGGAGGTAACAGCCAATGAAATTCGGGCCAATGATTCGTTTGGCTTGGCGGTTGTGGGATTGGCCGTAGCCTTTCCGAAAGGCCGAACATTTGACGTTGGTTCGATCCCGGAAAGTAATCGAATTTTCGGCAACACCTTCGCCGACAACGGACGCAATCCTGCCGGTTTGATCAAAGACATTGGCGCAAAAAACTGCGACATTTTTTGGGACGGCAGCGGTTGGAACAATTCCTTTGAACAATCCGGCGTGAAAAGCTTTCCGGCGATCCTGCCGTCTGACAACTGGCCGAATCCTTTGCGGCGAGCCTTTACACGGGGATTCACCCTGATTCGTGACAAATGGCTTTGA
- a CDS encoding nitroreductase family deazaflavin-dependent oxidoreductase: MKLRKWLYHGGHPNWLASILIVHGLGIAPNYLVTLEVRGRRSGRMTSLPLVMVIIKGERYLVSMLGAESNWVQNAKAAGGNVTLRHGRSEQVHLEEVSLERRAPILKAYLERAPGARQHLPIDSDAPLSEFERIAAKFPVFRVVAGNSHGINLE, encoded by the coding sequence ATGAAGCTGAGGAAATGGCTATATCACGGCGGTCATCCCAATTGGTTGGCGTCCATACTTATAGTGCATGGGCTTGGAATTGCCCCGAACTATCTGGTTACTTTGGAAGTACGCGGCAGGCGATCCGGTCGCATGACCAGTCTTCCACTGGTCATGGTGATCATCAAAGGCGAACGCTACCTTGTGTCTATGCTTGGGGCGGAAAGCAATTGGGTTCAAAATGCGAAAGCGGCGGGCGGAAATGTCACGCTTCGCCACGGACGAAGCGAACAAGTGCATCTTGAAGAAGTTTCCTTGGAGCGGCGTGCTCCGATCTTGAAGGCTTACCTGGAACGAGCGCCAGGTGCCAGACAGCATCTGCCCATTGATTCGGATGCGCCGCTTTCTGAGTTCGAGCGAATCGCGGCAAAGTTTCCCGTGTTCCGTGTCGTCGCCGGCAATTCGCATGGTATTAATCTTGAGTAA
- a CDS encoding cupin domain-containing protein, with product MNINRRDFLTSGALSSIAILGAQAQQKPEQANPLLNSKPSRVITRVLKDAGTIPNSRLPVVIYQGALNLPKDDPAAAIETLIHVNDWGNDWRNGIFGYHHYHSTAHEALLVFGGSAKVQLGGENGIVETIGAGDVIIIPAGVGHKNLGSNSDFHVVGAYPPNQNVDMNYGKSGERPRVDDNIARLTLPMTDPIFGKTGPLLDHWRTKG from the coding sequence ATGAACATCAATCGAAGAGATTTTCTCACGTCAGGTGCGCTCAGCAGCATTGCCATTCTCGGCGCGCAAGCGCAACAGAAACCGGAACAAGCCAATCCGCTGCTCAACTCTAAACCATCACGCGTCATCACGCGCGTGCTCAAAGATGCAGGGACAATCCCCAACAGCCGTTTGCCCGTCGTGATTTACCAAGGCGCGTTGAATCTTCCCAAAGACGATCCCGCTGCAGCTATTGAAACTCTGATTCACGTCAACGACTGGGGCAACGATTGGCGCAACGGCATTTTCGGCTATCACCATTATCACAGCACTGCGCACGAAGCCTTGCTGGTGTTCGGCGGTTCCGCCAAAGTGCAACTTGGCGGCGAAAACGGCATCGTCGAAACCATTGGCGCTGGCGACGTGATTATCATTCCCGCCGGAGTTGGACACAAAAATCTGGGATCAAACAGTGACTTTCACGTCGTCGGCGCATATCCGCCGAATCAGAATGTGGATATGAACTACGGCAAATCCGGCGAGCGTCCGCGCGTGGATGACAACATCGCGCGACTGACGCTGCCAATGACTGATCCGATTTTCGGCAAAACTGGCCCGCTGCTCGATCATTGGCGAACGAAAGGCTAA
- a CDS encoding PAS domain-containing protein has translation MSWEPSVRTRHLTVIISLVLIATATLLCFNIARLLNAHTTAKREAFQKVADPISSFAQKAINTHPLEDQRSAISFDENVRTLIKTNVTDTTDFAYAAIVASDGAIIAQSNPINLIRQPGKVFPMEQFESARWYKQLWELWRHDNIYEMSWALNLDNKPFANFIAGVPAASLRAELSQPVKLSLVFAAIIMGLCVLTALLSAGLVLFPLREVMESIEQLEADSTVPAESRPVNAEMQSIAQRLRELGRRFAGNRTEIEAIRDQLQQVVGSLSERVLLLDRERRVIMASPEAEKMLSGGRFTLRGQRLSDALSYSHPLTVITERAYTSGQSLQEVANFPVNGTQQPQTIVASLQLFEDRGQPAGALLTLRDFETLQRLETQLDFATKLAALNRITAGVAHEVKNPLHAMVLHLELLSAKMDAGLDPKPHVDILMTEVNRLKRVVQTFLDFTRPVEMKLTQVDANVLVREVILLAADARAQGIDLEEHYGKGPLIIKADSDLLKQAILNIIINGCQVMPNGGKLVVETGHGDDEHIFITITDHGPGIPEEARDKIFNLYYTTKPKGSGIGLAQAFRAVQLHNGRIKVESEVGAGTCFRIILPVAA, from the coding sequence ATGAGTTGGGAACCAAGTGTCCGCACGAGACACTTAACTGTAATCATATCGCTGGTTTTGATCGCCACGGCAACTTTGCTGTGCTTCAACATTGCGCGTTTGCTGAATGCGCATACCACTGCCAAACGCGAAGCATTTCAAAAGGTCGCCGATCCAATCTCTTCCTTTGCCCAGAAAGCGATCAATACACATCCGCTGGAAGATCAGCGCTCTGCTATCAGCTTCGACGAAAATGTTCGAACGCTGATCAAAACCAACGTCACTGACACGACCGATTTTGCTTACGCGGCAATCGTCGCCAGCGATGGAGCGATCATCGCGCAATCCAACCCGATCAACCTGATTCGACAACCTGGAAAAGTCTTTCCAATGGAGCAATTTGAATCAGCGCGTTGGTACAAACAACTTTGGGAATTGTGGCGACACGACAACATCTATGAAATGAGCTGGGCGTTGAATCTGGATAACAAACCGTTTGCAAATTTCATCGCCGGAGTTCCCGCCGCATCTCTTCGCGCGGAATTGTCGCAACCGGTCAAGCTGAGCTTGGTCTTTGCCGCAATCATCATGGGCTTGTGCGTTTTGACGGCGCTGCTCTCTGCCGGGCTGGTGCTGTTTCCACTGCGCGAAGTGATGGAAAGCATCGAACAGTTGGAGGCCGACAGCACAGTCCCCGCCGAATCCCGTCCTGTCAACGCCGAAATGCAATCCATCGCGCAGCGTTTGCGCGAATTGGGTCGCCGCTTTGCCGGCAATCGAACTGAAATCGAAGCCATACGCGATCAACTGCAGCAAGTTGTCGGCAGTTTATCAGAACGCGTTTTGCTGCTCGACCGCGAACGCCGCGTGATTATGGCCAGCCCCGAGGCTGAAAAAATGCTCAGCGGCGGACGATTCACACTGCGTGGCCAGCGATTGTCAGACGCGCTTAGCTACAGCCATCCGCTGACCGTTATCACTGAACGCGCATACACCAGCGGCCAATCGCTCCAGGAAGTCGCCAACTTTCCCGTCAATGGAACCCAACAACCGCAGACCATCGTTGCTTCGCTGCAATTGTTTGAAGATCGCGGACAACCGGCAGGCGCACTGTTGACCTTGCGCGATTTTGAAACCTTGCAGCGATTGGAAACCCAATTGGATTTTGCCACCAAGTTGGCGGCGCTCAACCGCATCACCGCAGGAGTTGCACACGAAGTCAAAAATCCGCTGCACGCGATGGTGCTTCACCTGGAACTGCTCAGCGCGAAGATGGACGCGGGGCTGGATCCCAAACCGCACGTTGACATTTTGATGACCGAAGTCAACCGGTTGAAGCGCGTCGTGCAAACCTTCCTGGATTTCACGCGCCCGGTGGAAATGAAGCTGACACAGGTGGACGCCAATGTGTTGGTGCGCGAAGTCATCCTGCTGGCCGCGGACGCTCGCGCGCAAGGCATTGACCTGGAAGAGCATTACGGCAAAGGCCCGTTGATCATCAAAGCGGATTCCGATCTGCTGAAACAGGCAATCCTGAACATTATCATCAATGGTTGTCAGGTCATGCCGAACGGCGGAAAGTTGGTGGTTGAAACCGGCCACGGCGACGATGAACACATCTTCATCACCATCACAGACCATGGCCCTGGCATTCCCGAAGAGGCTCGCGACAAGATTTTCAATCTGTATTACACCACCAAGCCCAAAGGCAGCGGCATCGGTCTGGCGCAAGCCTTCCGCGCCGTGCAACTTCACAACGGACGCATCAAGGTCGAATCCGAAGTCGGAGCCGGAACCTGCTTCCGCATTATTTTGCCTGTCGCTGCCTGA
- a CDS encoding VOC family protein: protein MTNSETINYVSANEQLAVEIYVRDLRLSLAFYQTLGFKLLRQEPAFAELAWEDSRLMLEEFKQMPSPPPFPVANIRVMVPNVDEYRALAKQMGARIFRELGDRDYGLRDFTLVGPDGIGIRFATELPDSTPH from the coding sequence ATGACCAACTCTGAAACCATCAATTACGTTTCTGCCAACGAACAACTCGCCGTTGAAATTTACGTCCGCGATTTGCGGCTGTCACTGGCGTTTTATCAAACGCTGGGCTTCAAACTGCTCCGTCAGGAACCGGCCTTTGCCGAATTGGCATGGGAGGATTCGCGGCTGATGTTGGAAGAATTCAAACAGATGCCTTCGCCGCCGCCATTTCCCGTGGCCAACATTCGCGTGATGGTTCCGAACGTTGATGAATATCGCGCATTGGCCAAACAGATGGGTGCGCGCATCTTTCGGGAACTGGGTGACCGCGATTATGGATTGCGGGATTTCACTTTGGTTGGGCCGGATGGCATTGGAATTCGCTTCGCAACGGAATTACCCGATTCCACTCCTCACTAA
- a CDS encoding carboxymuconolactone decarboxylase family protein, with product MHLEEPRIKPLADDQLDEEALGVLERSKMRGQVFNIFRTLVHHPKLLERWMVFGSHVLGKSTLPPREREMVILRIGWLCRSEYEFGQHVLIGRRAGLTDDEIRRIKTGPDAEGWNELERAVLRAADELHAESFISDLTWHKLTENLSTQQLLDLIFAVGQYNLVSMALNTLGVQRDEGVPGFDL from the coding sequence ATGCATTTGGAGGAACCGAGGATAAAACCTTTGGCGGATGATCAGTTGGATGAAGAAGCGCTGGGCGTATTGGAACGTTCCAAAATGCGGGGCCAGGTATTCAACATTTTCCGGACTTTGGTGCATCACCCGAAACTGCTGGAGCGATGGATGGTGTTTGGCTCACACGTCTTGGGGAAATCCACCTTGCCGCCGCGCGAACGCGAAATGGTGATTTTGCGAATCGGCTGGCTTTGTCGCAGCGAATATGAATTTGGCCAGCACGTTTTGATCGGCAGAAGAGCCGGTTTAACGGACGACGAAATTCGTCGAATCAAAACCGGTCCGGACGCTGAGGGTTGGAACGAATTGGAGCGCGCCGTGCTCAGAGCCGCCGACGAGCTTCACGCTGAATCATTTATCAGCGATCTGACTTGGCACAAATTGACGGAAAATCTTTCCACGCAGCAACTTTTGGATTTGATCTTCGCGGTTGGGCAATACAATCTGGTGTCTATGGCGCTGAACACGCTCGGCGTACAGCGCGATGAAGGCGTTCCGGGATTCGATCTGTAA